Proteins encoded in a region of the Triticum dicoccoides isolate Atlit2015 ecotype Zavitan chromosome 3A, WEW_v2.0, whole genome shotgun sequence genome:
- the LOC119269395 gene encoding cytochrome P450 704C1-like isoform X3: MATGMPECSPALLLAAGLAVLAIGSYLAAIVVGRGAARYPPVAGTVFHQVYHLRRLHDYYTDLFREHATFRLLAPGRRQIYTSDTAVVEHILRTNFANYGKGASHYDKTSDLFGDGIFTADGDKWRQQRKIASYDFSTRALRDFSGGVFNRDAAKLAHIVSGNAAAKQPMDFQELLMKAMDSIFTIAVGVDLDTLSGSDEGSRFTAALDDASEFTLLRFVNAFWKVSRFLNVGAEAALRRRIEVVDEFMYKRIRARADEISDDGEAHDTVSKDDLLSRFIQASTRDAGEVDYKHLRDMILNIVMAGKDTTAGALAWFLYMMCKHPEVQERISEEAADAGEATSSIDDFSRSLTDEALNKMHYLHAALTETLRLYSSLPLFFKQLARRGLTVLGSERRRFLEMSKAIALSWPRPTEPLLPALKNDTMDATKLRPRIPSAMASPTPSTRVTEAGSEGGSGTVFPGLRRPTQRLTVWWREQAMAGPSVAAASAAAEPWPPMLGNRWASGRSVRKRRQGEREGEGERGRGCRRWAHRRRARPGESADHARGGGARLG, encoded by the exons ATGGCGACGGGAATGCCGGAGTGCTCCCCGGCCTTGCTGCTGGCTGCCGGCCTCGCCGTGCTAGCGATCGGCTCGTACCTTGCCGCCATCGTTGTCGGCCGCGGCGCCGCGCGGTACCCGCCTGTGGCCGGAACGGTGTTCCACCAGGTATACCACCTCCGGCGGCTGCACGACTACTACACGGACCTGTTCCGCGAGCACGCGACGTTCCGGCTGCTCGCGCCGGGCCGGAGGCAGATTTACACCTCCGACACGGCGGTGGTCGAGCACATCCTCAGGACCAACTTCGCCAACTACGGCAAG GGCGCGTCTCACTACGACAAGACGAGCGATCTCTTCGGAGACGGCATCTTCACGGCCGACGGCGACAAGTGGAGGCAGCAGAGGAAGATCGCCAGCTACGACTTCTCCACGAGGGCCCTCCGGGACTTCAGCGGCGGCGTCTTCAACAGGGACGCCGCCAAGCTCGCGCACATCGTCTCCGGCAACGCAGCCGCGAAGCAACCCATGGACTTTCAG GAGTTGCTGATGAAAGCGATGGACTCCATCTTCACCATCGCCGTCGGCGTGGACCTCGACACGCTGTCGGGGTCGGACGAGGGGAGCCGCTTCACCGCGGCGTTGGACGACGCCAGCGAGTTCACCCTGCTCCGTTTCGTCAACGCCTTCTGGAAGGTGTCGAGGTTCCTCAACGTCGGCGCCGAGGCGGCGCTCAGGCGCAGGATTGAGGTCGTCGACGAGTTCATGTACAAGCGCATCCGTGCCAGGGCGGACGAGATATCGGACGACGGCGAGGCACACGACACT GTGTCCAAGGATGATCTGCTGTCGAGGTTCATACAGGCAAGCACCCGCGACGCCGGCGAGGTGGACTACAAGCACCTGAGAGACATGATACTGAACATAGTCATGGCCGGCAAGGACACGACCGCCGGAGCGCTTGCCTGGTTCCTGTACATGATGTGCAAGCACCCGGAGGTCCAGGAGAGGATAAGCGAGGAGGCtgccgacgccggcgaggccacgtCATCGATCGACGACTTCTCCCGGAGCCTCACCGACGAGGCGCTCAACAAGATGCACTACCTGCACGCCGCCCTGACGGAGACGCTCCGGCTGTACTCTTCGCTCCCGCTG TTCTTCAAACAGCTTGCGCGCAGAGGACTGACAGTTCTCGGCAGCGAACGGCGGCGGTTCTTGGAGATGAGCAAGGCCATAGCTTTGTCCTGGCCACGCCCTACCGAGCCCCTGCTCCCTGCCCTGAAGAACGACACCATGGACGCCACCAAGCTTCGGCCACGCATCCCCTCGGCCATGGCTAGCCCAACACCGTCCACGCGCGTCACAGAAGCAGGAAGCGAGGGGGGCAGTGGCACGGTCTTCCCTGGCCTAAGAAGGCCAACACAACGGCTTACGGTGTGGTGGCGAGAGCAGGCCATGGCGGGGCCATCTGTTGCTGCGGCGAGCGCTGCTGCCGAGCCGTGGCCGCCTATGCTCGGCAACCGTTGGGCGAGCGGGCGCAGTGTAAGGAAGAGGCGCcagggagagagagaaggagaaggggaaAGGGGACGTGGCTGCCGGAGGTGGGCTCACCGGCGGCGCGCCCGGCCGGGGGAGTCAGCAGACCATGCGCGAGGTGGTGGCGCTCGGCTGGGGTGA
- the LOC119269395 gene encoding cytochrome P450 704C1-like isoform X5, whose product MATGMPECSPALLLAAGLAVLAIGSYLAAIVVGRGAARYPPVAGTVFHQVYHLRRLHDYYTDLFREHATFRLLAPGRRQIYTSDTAVVEHILRTNFANYGKGASHYDKTSDLFGDGIFTADGDKWRQQRKIASYDFSTRALRDFSGGVFNRDAAKLAHIVSGNAAAKQPMDFQELLMKAMDSIFTIAVGVDLDTLSGSDEGSRFTAALDDASEFTLLRFVNAFWKVSRFLNVGAEAALRRRIEVVDEFMYKRIRARADEISDDGEAHDTVSKDDLLSRFIQASTRDAGEVDYKHLRDMILNIVMAGKDTTAGALAWFLYMMCKHPEVQERISEEAADAGEATSSIDDFSRSLTDEALNKMHYLHAALTETLRLYSSLPLDNKECFFDDVLPNGLSVGKGDIVFYAPYAMGRMERLWGEDAIAFRPERWLDERGKFLPESPFKFTAFQAGPRICLGKEFAYRQMKIFAAVLLRFFVLALHDKDASVNYRTMITLYIDQGLHLTATARGIV is encoded by the exons ATGGCGACGGGAATGCCGGAGTGCTCCCCGGCCTTGCTGCTGGCTGCCGGCCTCGCCGTGCTAGCGATCGGCTCGTACCTTGCCGCCATCGTTGTCGGCCGCGGCGCCGCGCGGTACCCGCCTGTGGCCGGAACGGTGTTCCACCAGGTATACCACCTCCGGCGGCTGCACGACTACTACACGGACCTGTTCCGCGAGCACGCGACGTTCCGGCTGCTCGCGCCGGGCCGGAGGCAGATTTACACCTCCGACACGGCGGTGGTCGAGCACATCCTCAGGACCAACTTCGCCAACTACGGCAAG GGCGCGTCTCACTACGACAAGACGAGCGATCTCTTCGGAGACGGCATCTTCACGGCCGACGGCGACAAGTGGAGGCAGCAGAGGAAGATCGCCAGCTACGACTTCTCCACGAGGGCCCTCCGGGACTTCAGCGGCGGCGTCTTCAACAGGGACGCCGCCAAGCTCGCGCACATCGTCTCCGGCAACGCAGCCGCGAAGCAACCCATGGACTTTCAG GAGTTGCTGATGAAAGCGATGGACTCCATCTTCACCATCGCCGTCGGCGTGGACCTCGACACGCTGTCGGGGTCGGACGAGGGGAGCCGCTTCACCGCGGCGTTGGACGACGCCAGCGAGTTCACCCTGCTCCGTTTCGTCAACGCCTTCTGGAAGGTGTCGAGGTTCCTCAACGTCGGCGCCGAGGCGGCGCTCAGGCGCAGGATTGAGGTCGTCGACGAGTTCATGTACAAGCGCATCCGTGCCAGGGCGGACGAGATATCGGACGACGGCGAGGCACACGACACT GTGTCCAAGGATGATCTGCTGTCGAGGTTCATACAGGCAAGCACCCGCGACGCCGGCGAGGTGGACTACAAGCACCTGAGAGACATGATACTGAACATAGTCATGGCCGGCAAGGACACGACCGCCGGAGCGCTTGCCTGGTTCCTGTACATGATGTGCAAGCACCCGGAGGTCCAGGAGAGGATAAGCGAGGAGGCtgccgacgccggcgaggccacgtCATCGATCGACGACTTCTCCCGGAGCCTCACCGACGAGGCGCTCAACAAGATGCACTACCTGCACGCCGCCCTGACGGAGACGCTCCGGCTGTACTCTTCGCTCCCGCTG GATAACAAGGAGTGCTTTTTCGACGACGTTTTACCCAACGGCCTCAGCGTCGGGAAGGGAGACATCGTGTTCTACGCCCCCTACGCCATGGGCCGGATGGAGCGGCTGTGGGGCGAGGATGCCATTGCCTTCCGACCCGAAAGATGGCTCGACGAGCGCGGCAAGTTCCTGCCAGAGAGCCCTTTCAAGTTCACGGCTTTCCAGGCTGGTCCAAGGATCTGCTTGGGAAAGGAATTCGCGTACAGGCAGATGAAGATCTTCGCGGCCGTGCTGCTCCGCTTCTTCGTGCTCGCGTTGCATGACAAGGATGCCAGCGTCAACTACAGGACCATGATCACGCTCTACATCGATCAGGGTCTCCATCTGACGGCTACGGCCAGAGGCATCGTGTAG
- the LOC119269395 gene encoding cytochrome P450 704C1-like isoform X1: protein MATGMPECSPALLLAAGLAVLAIGSYLAAIVVGRGAARYPPVAGTVFHQVYHLRRLHDYYTDLFREHATFRLLAPGRRQIYTSDTAVVEHILRTNFANYGKGASHYDKTSDLFGDGIFTADGDKWRQQRKIASYDFSTRALRDFSGGVFNRDAAKLAHIVSGNAAAKQPMDFQDHPAKPIRVYLTGFLDQELLMKAMDSIFTIAVGVDLDTLSGSDEGSRFTAALDDASEFTLLRFVNAFWKVSRFLNVGAEAALRRRIEVVDEFMYKRIRARADEISDDGEAHDTVSKDDLLSRFIQASTRDAGEVDYKHLRDMILNIVMAGKDTTAGALAWFLYMMCKHPEVQERISEEAADAGEATSSIDDFSRSLTDEALNKMHYLHAALTETLRLYSSLPLFFKQLARRGLTVLGSERRRFLEMSKAIALSWPRPTEPLLPALKNDTMDATKLRPRIPSAMASPTPSTRVTEAGSEGGSGTVFPGLRRPTQRLTVWWREQAMAGPSVAAASAAAEPWPPMLGNRWASGRSVRKRRQGEREGEGERGRGCRRWAHRRRARPGESADHARGGGARLG, encoded by the exons ATGGCGACGGGAATGCCGGAGTGCTCCCCGGCCTTGCTGCTGGCTGCCGGCCTCGCCGTGCTAGCGATCGGCTCGTACCTTGCCGCCATCGTTGTCGGCCGCGGCGCCGCGCGGTACCCGCCTGTGGCCGGAACGGTGTTCCACCAGGTATACCACCTCCGGCGGCTGCACGACTACTACACGGACCTGTTCCGCGAGCACGCGACGTTCCGGCTGCTCGCGCCGGGCCGGAGGCAGATTTACACCTCCGACACGGCGGTGGTCGAGCACATCCTCAGGACCAACTTCGCCAACTACGGCAAG GGCGCGTCTCACTACGACAAGACGAGCGATCTCTTCGGAGACGGCATCTTCACGGCCGACGGCGACAAGTGGAGGCAGCAGAGGAAGATCGCCAGCTACGACTTCTCCACGAGGGCCCTCCGGGACTTCAGCGGCGGCGTCTTCAACAGGGACGCCGCCAAGCTCGCGCACATCGTCTCCGGCAACGCAGCCGCGAAGCAACCCATGGACTTTCAG GACCATCCCGCGAAGCCGATACGTGTATATTTGACTGGTTTCTTGGATCAGGAGTTGCTGATGAAAGCGATGGACTCCATCTTCACCATCGCCGTCGGCGTGGACCTCGACACGCTGTCGGGGTCGGACGAGGGGAGCCGCTTCACCGCGGCGTTGGACGACGCCAGCGAGTTCACCCTGCTCCGTTTCGTCAACGCCTTCTGGAAGGTGTCGAGGTTCCTCAACGTCGGCGCCGAGGCGGCGCTCAGGCGCAGGATTGAGGTCGTCGACGAGTTCATGTACAAGCGCATCCGTGCCAGGGCGGACGAGATATCGGACGACGGCGAGGCACACGACACT GTGTCCAAGGATGATCTGCTGTCGAGGTTCATACAGGCAAGCACCCGCGACGCCGGCGAGGTGGACTACAAGCACCTGAGAGACATGATACTGAACATAGTCATGGCCGGCAAGGACACGACCGCCGGAGCGCTTGCCTGGTTCCTGTACATGATGTGCAAGCACCCGGAGGTCCAGGAGAGGATAAGCGAGGAGGCtgccgacgccggcgaggccacgtCATCGATCGACGACTTCTCCCGGAGCCTCACCGACGAGGCGCTCAACAAGATGCACTACCTGCACGCCGCCCTGACGGAGACGCTCCGGCTGTACTCTTCGCTCCCGCTG TTCTTCAAACAGCTTGCGCGCAGAGGACTGACAGTTCTCGGCAGCGAACGGCGGCGGTTCTTGGAGATGAGCAAGGCCATAGCTTTGTCCTGGCCACGCCCTACCGAGCCCCTGCTCCCTGCCCTGAAGAACGACACCATGGACGCCACCAAGCTTCGGCCACGCATCCCCTCGGCCATGGCTAGCCCAACACCGTCCACGCGCGTCACAGAAGCAGGAAGCGAGGGGGGCAGTGGCACGGTCTTCCCTGGCCTAAGAAGGCCAACACAACGGCTTACGGTGTGGTGGCGAGAGCAGGCCATGGCGGGGCCATCTGTTGCTGCGGCGAGCGCTGCTGCCGAGCCGTGGCCGCCTATGCTCGGCAACCGTTGGGCGAGCGGGCGCAGTGTAAGGAAGAGGCGCcagggagagagagaaggagaaggggaaAGGGGACGTGGCTGCCGGAGGTGGGCTCACCGGCGGCGCGCCCGGCCGGGGGAGTCAGCAGACCATGCGCGAGGTGGTGGCGCTCGGCTGGGGTGA
- the LOC119269395 gene encoding cytochrome P450 704C1-like isoform X2, translated as MATGMPECSPALLLAAGLAVLAIGSYLAAIVVGRGAARYPPVAGTVFHQVYHLRRLHDYYTDLFREHATFRLLAPGRRQIYTSDTAVVEHILRTNFANYGKGASHYDKTSDLFGDGIFTADGDKWRQQRKIASYDFSTRALRDFSGGVFNRDAAKLAHIVSGNAAAKQPMDFQDHPAKPIRVYLTGFLDQELLMKAMDSIFTIAVGVDLDTLSGSDEGSRFTAALDDASEFTLLRFVNAFWKVSRFLNVGAEAALRRRIEVVDEFMYKRIRARADEISDDGEAHDTVSKDDLLSRFIQASTRDAGEVDYKHLRDMILNIVMAGKDTTAGALAWFLYMMCKHPEVQERISEEAADAGEATSSIDDFSRSLTDEALNKMHYLHAALTETLRLYSSLPLLARRGLTVLGSERRRFLEMSKAIALSWPRPTEPLLPALKNDTMDATKLRPRIPSAMASPTPSTRVTEAGSEGGSGTVFPGLRRPTQRLTVWWREQAMAGPSVAAASAAAEPWPPMLGNRWASGRSVRKRRQGEREGEGERGRGCRRWAHRRRARPGESADHARGGGARLG; from the exons ATGGCGACGGGAATGCCGGAGTGCTCCCCGGCCTTGCTGCTGGCTGCCGGCCTCGCCGTGCTAGCGATCGGCTCGTACCTTGCCGCCATCGTTGTCGGCCGCGGCGCCGCGCGGTACCCGCCTGTGGCCGGAACGGTGTTCCACCAGGTATACCACCTCCGGCGGCTGCACGACTACTACACGGACCTGTTCCGCGAGCACGCGACGTTCCGGCTGCTCGCGCCGGGCCGGAGGCAGATTTACACCTCCGACACGGCGGTGGTCGAGCACATCCTCAGGACCAACTTCGCCAACTACGGCAAG GGCGCGTCTCACTACGACAAGACGAGCGATCTCTTCGGAGACGGCATCTTCACGGCCGACGGCGACAAGTGGAGGCAGCAGAGGAAGATCGCCAGCTACGACTTCTCCACGAGGGCCCTCCGGGACTTCAGCGGCGGCGTCTTCAACAGGGACGCCGCCAAGCTCGCGCACATCGTCTCCGGCAACGCAGCCGCGAAGCAACCCATGGACTTTCAG GACCATCCCGCGAAGCCGATACGTGTATATTTGACTGGTTTCTTGGATCAGGAGTTGCTGATGAAAGCGATGGACTCCATCTTCACCATCGCCGTCGGCGTGGACCTCGACACGCTGTCGGGGTCGGACGAGGGGAGCCGCTTCACCGCGGCGTTGGACGACGCCAGCGAGTTCACCCTGCTCCGTTTCGTCAACGCCTTCTGGAAGGTGTCGAGGTTCCTCAACGTCGGCGCCGAGGCGGCGCTCAGGCGCAGGATTGAGGTCGTCGACGAGTTCATGTACAAGCGCATCCGTGCCAGGGCGGACGAGATATCGGACGACGGCGAGGCACACGACACT GTGTCCAAGGATGATCTGCTGTCGAGGTTCATACAGGCAAGCACCCGCGACGCCGGCGAGGTGGACTACAAGCACCTGAGAGACATGATACTGAACATAGTCATGGCCGGCAAGGACACGACCGCCGGAGCGCTTGCCTGGTTCCTGTACATGATGTGCAAGCACCCGGAGGTCCAGGAGAGGATAAGCGAGGAGGCtgccgacgccggcgaggccacgtCATCGATCGACGACTTCTCCCGGAGCCTCACCGACGAGGCGCTCAACAAGATGCACTACCTGCACGCCGCCCTGACGGAGACGCTCCGGCTGTACTCTTCGCTCCCGCTG CTTGCGCGCAGAGGACTGACAGTTCTCGGCAGCGAACGGCGGCGGTTCTTGGAGATGAGCAAGGCCATAGCTTTGTCCTGGCCACGCCCTACCGAGCCCCTGCTCCCTGCCCTGAAGAACGACACCATGGACGCCACCAAGCTTCGGCCACGCATCCCCTCGGCCATGGCTAGCCCAACACCGTCCACGCGCGTCACAGAAGCAGGAAGCGAGGGGGGCAGTGGCACGGTCTTCCCTGGCCTAAGAAGGCCAACACAACGGCTTACGGTGTGGTGGCGAGAGCAGGCCATGGCGGGGCCATCTGTTGCTGCGGCGAGCGCTGCTGCCGAGCCGTGGCCGCCTATGCTCGGCAACCGTTGGGCGAGCGGGCGCAGTGTAAGGAAGAGGCGCcagggagagagagaaggagaaggggaaAGGGGACGTGGCTGCCGGAGGTGGGCTCACCGGCGGCGCGCCCGGCCGGGGGAGTCAGCAGACCATGCGCGAGGTGGTGGCGCTCGGCTGGGGTGA
- the LOC119269395 gene encoding cytochrome P450 704C1-like isoform X4 has protein sequence MATGMPECSPALLLAAGLAVLAIGSYLAAIVVGRGAARYPPVAGTVFHQVYHLRRLHDYYTDLFREHATFRLLAPGRRQIYTSDTAVVEHILRTNFANYGKGASHYDKTSDLFGDGIFTADGDKWRQQRKIASYDFSTRALRDFSGGVFNRDAAKLAHIVSGNAAAKQPMDFQDHPAKPIRVYLTGFLDQELLMKAMDSIFTIAVGVDLDTLSGSDEGSRFTAALDDASEFTLLRFVNAFWKVSRFLNVGAEAALRRRIEVVDEFMYKRIRARADEISDDGEAHDTVSKDDLLSRFIQASTRDAGEVDYKHLRDMILNIVMAGKDTTAGALAWFLYMMCKHPEVQERISEEAADAGEATSSIDDFSRSLTDEALNKMHYLHAALTETLRLYSSLPLDNKECFFDDVLPNGLSVGKGDIVFYAPYAMGRMERLWGEDAIAFRPERWLDERGKFLPESPFKFTAFQAGPRICLGKEFAYRQMKIFAAVLLRFFVLALHDKDASVNYRTMITLYIDQGLHLTATARGIV, from the exons ATGGCGACGGGAATGCCGGAGTGCTCCCCGGCCTTGCTGCTGGCTGCCGGCCTCGCCGTGCTAGCGATCGGCTCGTACCTTGCCGCCATCGTTGTCGGCCGCGGCGCCGCGCGGTACCCGCCTGTGGCCGGAACGGTGTTCCACCAGGTATACCACCTCCGGCGGCTGCACGACTACTACACGGACCTGTTCCGCGAGCACGCGACGTTCCGGCTGCTCGCGCCGGGCCGGAGGCAGATTTACACCTCCGACACGGCGGTGGTCGAGCACATCCTCAGGACCAACTTCGCCAACTACGGCAAG GGCGCGTCTCACTACGACAAGACGAGCGATCTCTTCGGAGACGGCATCTTCACGGCCGACGGCGACAAGTGGAGGCAGCAGAGGAAGATCGCCAGCTACGACTTCTCCACGAGGGCCCTCCGGGACTTCAGCGGCGGCGTCTTCAACAGGGACGCCGCCAAGCTCGCGCACATCGTCTCCGGCAACGCAGCCGCGAAGCAACCCATGGACTTTCAG GACCATCCCGCGAAGCCGATACGTGTATATTTGACTGGTTTCTTGGATCAGGAGTTGCTGATGAAAGCGATGGACTCCATCTTCACCATCGCCGTCGGCGTGGACCTCGACACGCTGTCGGGGTCGGACGAGGGGAGCCGCTTCACCGCGGCGTTGGACGACGCCAGCGAGTTCACCCTGCTCCGTTTCGTCAACGCCTTCTGGAAGGTGTCGAGGTTCCTCAACGTCGGCGCCGAGGCGGCGCTCAGGCGCAGGATTGAGGTCGTCGACGAGTTCATGTACAAGCGCATCCGTGCCAGGGCGGACGAGATATCGGACGACGGCGAGGCACACGACACT GTGTCCAAGGATGATCTGCTGTCGAGGTTCATACAGGCAAGCACCCGCGACGCCGGCGAGGTGGACTACAAGCACCTGAGAGACATGATACTGAACATAGTCATGGCCGGCAAGGACACGACCGCCGGAGCGCTTGCCTGGTTCCTGTACATGATGTGCAAGCACCCGGAGGTCCAGGAGAGGATAAGCGAGGAGGCtgccgacgccggcgaggccacgtCATCGATCGACGACTTCTCCCGGAGCCTCACCGACGAGGCGCTCAACAAGATGCACTACCTGCACGCCGCCCTGACGGAGACGCTCCGGCTGTACTCTTCGCTCCCGCTG GATAACAAGGAGTGCTTTTTCGACGACGTTTTACCCAACGGCCTCAGCGTCGGGAAGGGAGACATCGTGTTCTACGCCCCCTACGCCATGGGCCGGATGGAGCGGCTGTGGGGCGAGGATGCCATTGCCTTCCGACCCGAAAGATGGCTCGACGAGCGCGGCAAGTTCCTGCCAGAGAGCCCTTTCAAGTTCACGGCTTTCCAGGCTGGTCCAAGGATCTGCTTGGGAAAGGAATTCGCGTACAGGCAGATGAAGATCTTCGCGGCCGTGCTGCTCCGCTTCTTCGTGCTCGCGTTGCATGACAAGGATGCCAGCGTCAACTACAGGACCATGATCACGCTCTACATCGATCAGGGTCTCCATCTGACGGCTACGGCCAGAGGCATCGTGTAG